The Anticarsia gemmatalis isolate Benzon Research Colony breed Stoneville strain chromosome 12, ilAntGemm2 primary, whole genome shotgun sequence genome segment AGCAGAAGCTTCAACAAGTTAGATGCCAGGCGTAACTGCAGCATTCACAGATAttcttttataacatttaacatTGTCATATTATCAATACAGGCAAAGCATATCTCCAGTTAAGTTTATTACTAACTTAGTGTTGTGTTATATAACAATGTTGTACAATTCTGTGaataattttgagtaaataaagTGATGCATTTCTTTCAggattatttacaaaaatcaaaattatgtgAAGTATATGAAGCAGTTGGGTCACATAACACTTACTTTGATGGAGAAAACTTTGTGAATAATGTGGAAGATACAGAATATAACATGTCTCCTGCGAGCAGGGATGAAGACTCAGTCAAGGATATTGACTTGAAACTCATTGATTTGGCTGACCAATTGAAACGCAATATCAAATTGTTTGCACAACTAGACTATCTCAGTAGAAAGATTCCCCTTGAAGACACTGAAACTCAAGTGCACATCATAATTCAACAAATGCACCATATGTCACAGCAGTGTGACATCACCTTGACGGGTGAGTACAACTAGGCTCTCAGTACCCTTCAGCACTGCAGCACTGGGCACACTGCTCATACAATTATGTGTCGTTAATCTCATATAATGCAACATAATATCAAGTTTTTGTATGACAtgacaaaataacaaatataagtaCTTAGGTACACGTCTGTTATTCTATaaaacatacataggtactcaTATGTTGGTTATTCTGTCATTCTAAAACTTCaaagatttaaatgaaattcagGGTGATCATTTTCTAACATAGATGAGAAAGGAAAATCCCACTCGAAAGTGGTGATTATATTGAATGTTGTCAGTGTTGTGACACGCTCGGTGGGTAGTGGGGTAGTGGGGTAGTGGGGTCGAGCGGCGTAGTGAGTTTAGTGAGTGTGCCGGCAGGCGTGGAGGTGGTGGCGTGGCGCGCGCTGGGCGCCGCGTCGCCGCTGCTGGCGCTGGGGCACGCGGCGCGCCTGCTGCTGCTGGCGGGCCGCTGCGGGCTGCGCGCCGCGCGCCTCGCCGCGCCCGTGTGCCACCTGTTCGCCGCGCTGTGCCGCCGCGCGGGGTCAGTCACCTCTCACACCTCTCACACCTCTCACGCAGAGAGTCTCATTCATCCTTTCATCTCTAGAGCCGAACGTATCACTGAGTGTAGTTCGATCCACTCACACCATGTATCTTGACATTTGCCAATCATGGCTAGTAATCTGAGGGGGTTCGTATGGTGAAGGTGGCCGCCACGGCATCCTTTTCGTCGAttgacgtgggttcgattacatAACCAAGGAATAGGTGATAAATGACTCCACAAATACTTCTCAGGATCCATCAGCTCCGTGAGGGTCTGGCCAGCCACTGTATGTAACTCACCAGCACTGCGCCTTCAGTCTTAGCACAATACAAGTAGGACCAGTCCGTCCAGCACGcgacacataataataatgaatgtcTAGCCGATATCCCGCTacagcggtcagtttcattaaaattggcCAGAGgtacaggactttgtttatggtgtccaagtgtgtgtacaatacacatgTAAActtctattccttcactctcatggCCCGGTGGGACGCATAACCGACACGACCTGTGAAAGATCTGCAGGACTCACAAGTCAGCAGGAAGTCAGCACAGGactgacggctttacgtgctctccggggcacggaggtctacaacctcaacttcctaagtCCGGGCAATTTCGGAGAAATTCTTAACACGAAAtttcagaaaagactttttggcccgacctgggattcgaacccgagacctcttgcgcggcagtcgtatacactaccgaccgcgccacagaggcagacGCGCGACATGTATTGATTGATCTCTCACCGCTTTGCATTATTTGATCTTGAACTAACGCAAAGTTCTAATAACAATTTGCAGGTTGAACGTCACAGTACACTTCGTGGAGGAGCTGGATCAGCCGGCGGACGGTAAGCGGTGGATATGACGTTTAGTTCTCTGTAAGCAATGAGCAGTGTACAGTGTGTCTGACGCGCCGTGTTGTGTCGCAGACGAGGTGCCGGCGGGCGCCGTGGGCGTGGTGTGCGGCCTCGCCGACGTCGAGTCCGCCGCCGACGCGCTGCGAGCCTCCTCGTCCCACGTGCGTACACCGCGCTACACTCCACGACACTCGACCACACTCGACTACTCGCCACCGCGGCGGACACGCTTTCGCTAACGGAACACGTTTACGCCGCAGGTGCCGTGGAAACTGCGCAGAGTACTAGTGCAAGAGAACGTTTTCGAGCAATTTAAACGAGCGGTCGCACGGAGAGGGCCCCCGGGCGTCGCGGGCCGCGCCTTCTACGCGGAAGGCGACGGGGAGGAGAGGACGGGGGGCGAGGCGGGCGAGGCGGAGCGCGTGCCCGTCGAGGCCTACCGCAGCGACAAGGAGGCGCTGGCGCTGCTGCGCCGCCTCGCGCCGCACTACGTGTCGCTGTGGGCCGCCGACGTGGCGCGGGTCAACCTGTTCGCGCACGGGCTCGCCGCGCCCGTCGTCTGGGTCAACGGCTACGGCGTCTTCGGCGGCCCGCCCGAGCTGTCCGAGGCGATCTACTCGGGCGCCGCGCCGCTGCGCCCCGTCGCCGTGCGCCTGgacgcgggcgcggcggccgaGCTGCGCGCGCTGCGGGAGCGCTGGCTGCGCCTGGACGCGGCCGAGAGGCGCGCCAGGCtgggcgcggcgctggcgggcgcggcgggggAGGGGGcggggcgcgcggcgcggcgggcgcgggcccCGGGCGCCGCGCTGCAGGCGGGCGCGCGCGGCGTGGCGCTGGGCGTGGAGGCGCCGAGCGCCGCGGTGTTCGCGCTGGAGCGCGGCGCGGCGTGGGAGCTGGCGGCGCCGCTGCTGGGCGGGGCGGCGCTGGTGGCGGGCGCGccgctggcggcggcggcggcggcgctgcgGGAGGCGGGCGCGCCGGTGCtgagcgcggcggcgggcggcggcgagCCGGCGCTGCTGCGGCGCTACGAGCGGACGGGCGCGGCGGGCTTCGACGTCGCTCGCACTCTTCGAGTGATTTGGACGAGTTCGGAAACTATCTTCGCTAACTGAGCGCGTCGTCTTCGTTGAACGACGTTCGGAGCGCCGCCTCGAGTGTTACGCGAGAGACGTCGCCGGTACTGGGTAGCTTTTGGTAATGAACCTTTGTAGACGATTAAATGTACAATTTCAGTACTCGATAGCTTTACCTGCGTGATGCGTCGTATTAAAGTTATCAGATcttgacaattttatttacatcacAGAAACCGTAATATCTCGATCTACTTTTTATGTTActcaaacaataattttattaaaatggtgagaaaaacaattaacacagtaattcatccatactaatattataaatgcgaaagtaactctgtctgtctgtctgtctgtctgtctgtctgctactcaatcacgcctaaactactgaaccaatttgcatgaaatttggtatggagatattttgatacccgagaaaggacataggctacttttt includes the following:
- the LOC142977356 gene encoding uncharacterized protein LOC142977356, whose protein sequence is MELEFDVVTVDTSLAEDYLQKSKLCEVYEAVGSHNTYFDGENFVNNVEDTEYNMSPASRDEDSVKDIDLKLIDLADQLKRNIKLFAQLDYLSRKIPLEDTETQVHIIIQQMHHMSQQCDITLTGVEVVAWRALGAASPLLALGHAARLLLLAGRCGLRAARLAAPVCHLFAALCRRAGLNVTVHFVEELDQPADDEVPAGAVGVVCGLADVESAADALRASSSHVPWKLRRVLVQENVFEQFKRAVARRGPPGVAGRAFYAEGDGEERTGGEAGEAERVPVEAYRSDKEALALLRRLAPHYVSLWAADVARVNLFAHGLAAPVVWVNGYGVFGGPPELSEAIYSGAAPLRPVAVRLDAGAAAELRALRERWLRLDAAERRARLGAALAGAAGEGAGRAARRARAPGAALQAGARGVALGVEAPSAAVFALERGAAWELAAPLLGGAALVAGAPLAAAAAALREAGAPVLSAAAGGGEPALLRRYERTGAAGFDVARTLRVIWTSSETIFAN